From the Lampris incognitus isolate fLamInc1 chromosome 10, fLamInc1.hap2, whole genome shotgun sequence genome, one window contains:
- the LOC130119848 gene encoding 5-hydroxytryptamine receptor 3A-like, whose protein sequence is MAGTSAGMWTLSKHSCAKAAFLLVLLYAVHGQSSPNCTERRCLAEKLILNPRLTQPQSHNCTQLIFVPFIEYQTLSVDTKKLRFHCQLRAVTAWMDPDLTWDTSIYPFDRVVLPVSEVWYPEIHVTNAVRTSMRHASRDLLVHSDGTVEHNIIINAEVDCEVNLLKYPFAADDCPVAIQAWGDREDHRYDTGCGLRLVIDAVKMADGNHGDWRTDKVTLTQKSDGRDYILVSLSIRYLNPFISLMLPSIMIIVVDVASFALPLGGGERNSFKVTLVLSFIMFLVILNDLLPGDGQCSPIIRRHFCVCLTLLVLSMLVSMILTRVAKDGAFLSCSRFKKSSPENAEDKEDPGDEGTGDEEATADIGVSKPRAPEEMNRHLKRVLSFLEALDARYQEAKSCQDLANRVDKICFCIYLCICATYFCAE, encoded by the exons ATGGCGGGAACATCTGCAGGAATGTGGACACTTTCTAAACACAGCTGTGCAAAGGCTGCCTTCTTATTGGTTTTGCTGTATGCAG TGCACGGACAGTCCTCCCCCAACTGTACGGAGCGACGCTGTCTGGCGGAAAAGTTGATTCTCAATCCCCGCCTGACCCAGCCCCAGTCTCACAACTGTACACAACTGATATTTGTGCCGTTTATTGAGTACCAAACGCTCTCTGTT GACACAAAGAAGCTCCGTTTCCATTGCCAGTTGCGAGCAGTCACG GCGTGGATGGATCCTGACTTGACGTGGGACACATCTATTTACCCATTTGATCGGGTGGTACTGCCGGTTAGCGAAGTCTGGTACCCAGAAATCCATGTCACTAACGC AGTACGGACGAGTATGCGGCACGCCTCCCGGGACTTGCTGGTTCACAGCGACGGCACCGTGGAGCACAACATCATCATCAACGCGGAGGTGGATTGTGAAGTCAATCTGCTCAAGTACCCCTTCGCTGCAGATGACTGCCCTGTTGCAATTCAGGCCTGGGGCGACAGAGAGGACCACAGATATGACACCG GATGCGGTTTGCGGCTGGTGATAGATGCGGTAAAGATGGCTGACGGTAACCACGGAGACTGGCGCACCGACAAAGTGACCCTCACACAAAAGAGCGACGGCCGTGATTACATCTTG gtgtcTTTGAGCATCAGGTACCTCAACCCCTTCATATCGCTGATGCTGCCCAGTATCATGATCATCGTGGTCGACGTGGCGAGCTTCGCCCTGCCGCTGGGAGGTGGCGAGCGCAACTCTTTCAAGGTCACCCTGGTGCTCagcttcatcatgttcctcgtCATCCTCAACGACCTGCTCCCGGGAGACGGCCAGTGCAGTCCCATCATCC gacgcCACTTCTGCGTTTGTCTGACCCTCTTGGTGCTGAGTATGTTGGTGTCCATGATACTAACTCGCGTGGCCAAGGACGGCGCCTTCTTGTCCTGCTCCAGGTTCAAAAAGTCCTCCCCGGAAAACGCAGAGGACAAGGAGGATCCAGGGGACGAGGGTACAGGGGACGAGG AAGCCACCGCTGACATCGGGGTCTCCAAACCGCGAGCCCCAGAGGAGATGAATCGACACCTGAAAAGGGTGTTGAGCTTCCTGGAGGCTCTTGACGCCAGATACCAGGAGGCCAAGAGCTGCCAGGACTTGGCCAACAGAGTGGACAAGATCTGTTTCTGCATCTATCTCTGCATCTGTGCCACCTACTTCTGT GCAGAGTGA